The following proteins come from a genomic window of Oncorhynchus mykiss isolate Arlee chromosome 19, USDA_OmykA_1.1, whole genome shotgun sequence:
- the LOC110498186 gene encoding MAPK/MAK/MRK overlapping kinase isoform X1 has translation MERCVCLALLRYRGRIYYKIINKIGEGTFSEVVKAQSLKDGKYYACKTMKQSLSSLEQANNLREVQAMKRLNPHPNIIQLHELIFDKESGTLSLICELMEMNIYEFIRGRQQPLPESKIRHYMYQLCKSLDHMHSNGIFHRDVKPENILIKHDVLKLGDFGSCRSLHSKPPHTEYISTRWYRAPECLLTDGYYSHKMDMWSVGCVFYEIISLSPLFPGSNELDQVTKIHDVLGTPDNSLLQKFPQSRAMRFDFPLRKGSGISQLIPNCSAPSLSLLYQMLTYDPEERIGARAALQHIFFRELRLAERRADSLRRAIVTVEGGESSGTPNSVDHLRRMARQGRRQHNIKHVAEPLIRRKAPHVELPKLNVVVPAPQITYPVSTVPVLTITHRGSLPAITSKKCHSRLAKPRDESHCSAFKTYYMPPLDRKPGGY, from the exons atggaacgctgcgtgTGCCTTGCACTATTGCGTTACAGAGGACGAATCT ATTACAAGATAATCAACAAAATTGGAGAAGGGACATTTTCAGAAGTGGTGAAGGCTCAAAGCCTGAAAGATGGGAAATATTATGCGTGTAAAACGATGAAGCAGTCACTCAGCAG CCTGGAACAGGCCAACAACCTGCGAGAAGTCCAGGCCATGAAAAGACTGAACCCTCACCCAAACATCATTCAGCTGCATGAATTGATATT TGACAAAGAGTCAGGGACTCTGTCCTTGATATGTGAGCTGATGGAGATGAACATCTATGAGTTCATACGAG GGAGGCAGCAACCTTTGCCAGAAAGTAAAATCAGACACTACATGTACCAACTTTGCAAGTCACTCGATCATATGCATAG CAACGGGATCTTTCACCGGGACGTTAAGCCAGAGAACATTCTAATCAAA CACGACGTGCTCAAACTTGGAGACTTTGGCTCGTGCAGGAGTTTGCACTCCAAACCTCCCCACACAGAGTACATCTCCACCCGCTGGTACAGAGCCCCAGAGTGCCTCCTCACAGACGGCTATTACTCACACAAGATGGACATGTGGAGTGTAGGATGTGTTTTCTACGAGATCATCAG TCTCAGCCCTCTGTTTCCGGGAAGCAACGAGTTGGATCAGGTGACCAAGATCCATGATGTTTTGGGTACACCTGACAACAGTCTCCTTCAAAAATTCCCTCA GTCTAGGGCGATGCGTTTTGACTTCCCTCTGCGGAAAGGCAGTGGAATATCTCAGCTCATCCCAAACTGTTCGGCACCCAGTCTGTCGTTGCTCTACCAGATGCTGACCTACGACCCAGAGGAGCGCATTGGCGCAAGAGCGGCGCTACAGCACATCTTTTTTAGAGAGCTACG GCTGGCGGAGAGGAGAGCTGATAGTCTGCGCAGGGCCATTGTGactgtagagggaggagagagcagtgggACCCCCAACTCTGTCGATCACCTGCGGCGCATGGCCAGACAGGGCAGGAGGCAG CACAACATAAAGCACGTTGCCGAGCCTCTGATCAGACGCAAAGCCCCACATGTGGAATTACCAAAGCTCAATGTGGTAGTGCCTGCACCCCAGATTACCTACCCTGTTAGCACAGTGCCAGTTCTCACCATCACTCACCGTGGGTCCCTCCCAGCCATCACATCAAAAAAGTGCCACTCCCGGTTGGCTAAG CCAAGGGATGAATCCCACTGCTCTGCTTTCAAGACCTACTACATGCCTCCTCTGGATAGGAAACCTGGTGGCTACTGA
- the LOC110498186 gene encoding MAPK/MAK/MRK overlapping kinase isoform X4 translates to MKQSLSSLEQANNLREVQAMKRLNPHPNIIQLHELIFDKESGTLSLICELMEMNIYEFIRGRQQPLPESKIRHYMYQLCKSLDHMHSNGIFHRDVKPENILIKHDVLKLGDFGSCRSLHSKPPHTEYISTRWYRAPECLLTDGYYSHKMDMWSVGCVFYEIISLSPLFPGSNELDQVTKIHDVLGTPDNSLLQKFPQSRAMRFDFPLRKGSGISQLIPNCSAPSLSLLYQMLTYDPEERIGARAALQHIFFRELRLAERRADSLRRAIVTVEGGESSGTPNSVDHLRRMARQGRRQHNIKHVAEPLIRRKAPHVELPKLNVVVPAPQITYPVSTVPVLTITHRGSLPAITSKKCHSRLAKPRDESHCSAFKTYYMPPLDRKPGGY, encoded by the exons ATGAAGCAGTCACTCAGCAG CCTGGAACAGGCCAACAACCTGCGAGAAGTCCAGGCCATGAAAAGACTGAACCCTCACCCAAACATCATTCAGCTGCATGAATTGATATT TGACAAAGAGTCAGGGACTCTGTCCTTGATATGTGAGCTGATGGAGATGAACATCTATGAGTTCATACGAG GGAGGCAGCAACCTTTGCCAGAAAGTAAAATCAGACACTACATGTACCAACTTTGCAAGTCACTCGATCATATGCATAG CAACGGGATCTTTCACCGGGACGTTAAGCCAGAGAACATTCTAATCAAA CACGACGTGCTCAAACTTGGAGACTTTGGCTCGTGCAGGAGTTTGCACTCCAAACCTCCCCACACAGAGTACATCTCCACCCGCTGGTACAGAGCCCCAGAGTGCCTCCTCACAGACGGCTATTACTCACACAAGATGGACATGTGGAGTGTAGGATGTGTTTTCTACGAGATCATCAG TCTCAGCCCTCTGTTTCCGGGAAGCAACGAGTTGGATCAGGTGACCAAGATCCATGATGTTTTGGGTACACCTGACAACAGTCTCCTTCAAAAATTCCCTCA GTCTAGGGCGATGCGTTTTGACTTCCCTCTGCGGAAAGGCAGTGGAATATCTCAGCTCATCCCAAACTGTTCGGCACCCAGTCTGTCGTTGCTCTACCAGATGCTGACCTACGACCCAGAGGAGCGCATTGGCGCAAGAGCGGCGCTACAGCACATCTTTTTTAGAGAGCTACG GCTGGCGGAGAGGAGAGCTGATAGTCTGCGCAGGGCCATTGTGactgtagagggaggagagagcagtgggACCCCCAACTCTGTCGATCACCTGCGGCGCATGGCCAGACAGGGCAGGAGGCAG CACAACATAAAGCACGTTGCCGAGCCTCTGATCAGACGCAAAGCCCCACATGTGGAATTACCAAAGCTCAATGTGGTAGTGCCTGCACCCCAGATTACCTACCCTGTTAGCACAGTGCCAGTTCTCACCATCACTCACCGTGGGTCCCTCCCAGCCATCACATCAAAAAAGTGCCACTCCCGGTTGGCTAAG CCAAGGGATGAATCCCACTGCTCTGCTTTCAAGACCTACTACATGCCTCCTCTGGATAGGAAACCTGGTGGCTACTGA
- the LOC110498186 gene encoding MAPK/MAK/MRK overlapping kinase isoform X2, which yields MPAQDPHPASSPAGSYYKIINKIGEGTFSEVVKAQSLKDGKYYACKTMKQSLSSLEQANNLREVQAMKRLNPHPNIIQLHELIFDKESGTLSLICELMEMNIYEFIRGRQQPLPESKIRHYMYQLCKSLDHMHSNGIFHRDVKPENILIKHDVLKLGDFGSCRSLHSKPPHTEYISTRWYRAPECLLTDGYYSHKMDMWSVGCVFYEIISLSPLFPGSNELDQVTKIHDVLGTPDNSLLQKFPQSRAMRFDFPLRKGSGISQLIPNCSAPSLSLLYQMLTYDPEERIGARAALQHIFFRELRLAERRADSLRRAIVTVEGGESSGTPNSVDHLRRMARQGRRQHNIKHVAEPLIRRKAPHVELPKLNVVVPAPQITYPVSTVPVLTITHRGSLPAITSKKCHSRLAKPRDESHCSAFKTYYMPPLDRKPGGY from the exons atgccagcccaggatccacatccggcttcttcacctgcgggatcat ATTACAAGATAATCAACAAAATTGGAGAAGGGACATTTTCAGAAGTGGTGAAGGCTCAAAGCCTGAAAGATGGGAAATATTATGCGTGTAAAACGATGAAGCAGTCACTCAGCAG CCTGGAACAGGCCAACAACCTGCGAGAAGTCCAGGCCATGAAAAGACTGAACCCTCACCCAAACATCATTCAGCTGCATGAATTGATATT TGACAAAGAGTCAGGGACTCTGTCCTTGATATGTGAGCTGATGGAGATGAACATCTATGAGTTCATACGAG GGAGGCAGCAACCTTTGCCAGAAAGTAAAATCAGACACTACATGTACCAACTTTGCAAGTCACTCGATCATATGCATAG CAACGGGATCTTTCACCGGGACGTTAAGCCAGAGAACATTCTAATCAAA CACGACGTGCTCAAACTTGGAGACTTTGGCTCGTGCAGGAGTTTGCACTCCAAACCTCCCCACACAGAGTACATCTCCACCCGCTGGTACAGAGCCCCAGAGTGCCTCCTCACAGACGGCTATTACTCACACAAGATGGACATGTGGAGTGTAGGATGTGTTTTCTACGAGATCATCAG TCTCAGCCCTCTGTTTCCGGGAAGCAACGAGTTGGATCAGGTGACCAAGATCCATGATGTTTTGGGTACACCTGACAACAGTCTCCTTCAAAAATTCCCTCA GTCTAGGGCGATGCGTTTTGACTTCCCTCTGCGGAAAGGCAGTGGAATATCTCAGCTCATCCCAAACTGTTCGGCACCCAGTCTGTCGTTGCTCTACCAGATGCTGACCTACGACCCAGAGGAGCGCATTGGCGCAAGAGCGGCGCTACAGCACATCTTTTTTAGAGAGCTACG GCTGGCGGAGAGGAGAGCTGATAGTCTGCGCAGGGCCATTGTGactgtagagggaggagagagcagtgggACCCCCAACTCTGTCGATCACCTGCGGCGCATGGCCAGACAGGGCAGGAGGCAG CACAACATAAAGCACGTTGCCGAGCCTCTGATCAGACGCAAAGCCCCACATGTGGAATTACCAAAGCTCAATGTGGTAGTGCCTGCACCCCAGATTACCTACCCTGTTAGCACAGTGCCAGTTCTCACCATCACTCACCGTGGGTCCCTCCCAGCCATCACATCAAAAAAGTGCCACTCCCGGTTGGCTAAG CCAAGGGATGAATCCCACTGCTCTGCTTTCAAGACCTACTACATGCCTCCTCTGGATAGGAAACCTGGTGGCTACTGA
- the LOC110498186 gene encoding MAPK/MAK/MRK overlapping kinase isoform X3 — protein sequence MDNYKIINKIGEGTFSEVVKAQSLKDGKYYACKTMKQSLSSLEQANNLREVQAMKRLNPHPNIIQLHELIFDKESGTLSLICELMEMNIYEFIRGRQQPLPESKIRHYMYQLCKSLDHMHSNGIFHRDVKPENILIKHDVLKLGDFGSCRSLHSKPPHTEYISTRWYRAPECLLTDGYYSHKMDMWSVGCVFYEIISLSPLFPGSNELDQVTKIHDVLGTPDNSLLQKFPQSRAMRFDFPLRKGSGISQLIPNCSAPSLSLLYQMLTYDPEERIGARAALQHIFFRELRLAERRADSLRRAIVTVEGGESSGTPNSVDHLRRMARQGRRQHNIKHVAEPLIRRKAPHVELPKLNVVVPAPQITYPVSTVPVLTITHRGSLPAITSKKCHSRLAKPRDESHCSAFKTYYMPPLDRKPGGY from the exons ATGGATA ATTACAAGATAATCAACAAAATTGGAGAAGGGACATTTTCAGAAGTGGTGAAGGCTCAAAGCCTGAAAGATGGGAAATATTATGCGTGTAAAACGATGAAGCAGTCACTCAGCAG CCTGGAACAGGCCAACAACCTGCGAGAAGTCCAGGCCATGAAAAGACTGAACCCTCACCCAAACATCATTCAGCTGCATGAATTGATATT TGACAAAGAGTCAGGGACTCTGTCCTTGATATGTGAGCTGATGGAGATGAACATCTATGAGTTCATACGAG GGAGGCAGCAACCTTTGCCAGAAAGTAAAATCAGACACTACATGTACCAACTTTGCAAGTCACTCGATCATATGCATAG CAACGGGATCTTTCACCGGGACGTTAAGCCAGAGAACATTCTAATCAAA CACGACGTGCTCAAACTTGGAGACTTTGGCTCGTGCAGGAGTTTGCACTCCAAACCTCCCCACACAGAGTACATCTCCACCCGCTGGTACAGAGCCCCAGAGTGCCTCCTCACAGACGGCTATTACTCACACAAGATGGACATGTGGAGTGTAGGATGTGTTTTCTACGAGATCATCAG TCTCAGCCCTCTGTTTCCGGGAAGCAACGAGTTGGATCAGGTGACCAAGATCCATGATGTTTTGGGTACACCTGACAACAGTCTCCTTCAAAAATTCCCTCA GTCTAGGGCGATGCGTTTTGACTTCCCTCTGCGGAAAGGCAGTGGAATATCTCAGCTCATCCCAAACTGTTCGGCACCCAGTCTGTCGTTGCTCTACCAGATGCTGACCTACGACCCAGAGGAGCGCATTGGCGCAAGAGCGGCGCTACAGCACATCTTTTTTAGAGAGCTACG GCTGGCGGAGAGGAGAGCTGATAGTCTGCGCAGGGCCATTGTGactgtagagggaggagagagcagtgggACCCCCAACTCTGTCGATCACCTGCGGCGCATGGCCAGACAGGGCAGGAGGCAG CACAACATAAAGCACGTTGCCGAGCCTCTGATCAGACGCAAAGCCCCACATGTGGAATTACCAAAGCTCAATGTGGTAGTGCCTGCACCCCAGATTACCTACCCTGTTAGCACAGTGCCAGTTCTCACCATCACTCACCGTGGGTCCCTCCCAGCCATCACATCAAAAAAGTGCCACTCCCGGTTGGCTAAG CCAAGGGATGAATCCCACTGCTCTGCTTTCAAGACCTACTACATGCCTCCTCTGGATAGGAAACCTGGTGGCTACTGA